A single window of Chloracidobacterium thermophilum B DNA harbors:
- the hslO gene encoding Hsp33 family molecular chaperone HslO has product MKLSPSPTPDRLLQAVAAGDSVRVVAATTTHLVQEACRRHKSWKTATVALGRTLTGAALLASSLKTSERVTIHIEGRGPLGTITAEANAQGEVRGYVQHPQTDVPLRPDGKLNIGAAVGKGVLHVIREGGFEIGLMEAYRGSVPLVSGEIAEDLTYYLSSSEQIPSAMSLGVYMEAGDGVVGAAGGFLVQVLPGADESTVAHLERTVAAAPPITEMVRAGATPEDLIREALGELDWRPLAERPLKFVCACSLERTERLLVALGVEEMQSLLAEQGQAELICHYCNAVYRLSADDLQRLIALETAG; this is encoded by the coding sequence ATGAAGCTTTCACCTTCTCCGACGCCTGACCGCCTGCTGCAAGCTGTGGCGGCCGGGGATAGCGTGCGTGTCGTGGCGGCCACGACCACTCACCTTGTGCAGGAAGCCTGCCGGCGGCACAAGTCCTGGAAAACGGCTACCGTGGCCTTGGGACGAACGCTGACCGGGGCGGCACTGCTGGCCAGTTCACTCAAAACCAGTGAACGGGTGACGATCCACATCGAAGGGCGCGGTCCTCTGGGCACGATCACGGCGGAAGCCAATGCGCAGGGGGAAGTCCGTGGCTACGTGCAGCATCCCCAGACCGATGTTCCGCTGCGTCCCGATGGCAAGCTGAACATTGGCGCGGCTGTGGGCAAGGGCGTGCTGCACGTCATCCGGGAAGGCGGTTTCGAGATTGGCCTGATGGAAGCCTACCGTGGCTCGGTTCCCCTGGTGTCGGGCGAGATTGCTGAAGATTTGACCTATTACCTGTCCAGCTCCGAGCAGATTCCCTCCGCAATGAGCTTGGGGGTGTATATGGAAGCCGGAGACGGCGTGGTAGGCGCGGCGGGTGGTTTTCTGGTGCAGGTGCTGCCAGGCGCTGATGAGTCCACAGTGGCTCACCTGGAGCGCACTGTGGCGGCAGCGCCGCCGATTACCGAGATGGTCAGGGCCGGGGCGACGCCGGAAGACCTCATCCGGGAGGCGCTTGGCGAGCTGGACTGGCGGCCGCTGGCGGAACGGCCGCTGAAGTTTGTCTGTGCCTGCTCGCTGGAGCGGACGGAGCGCCTGCTCGTGGCGCTTGGAGTGGAAGAAATGCAGTCCCTGCTGGCCGAACAGGGACAGGCCGAACTGATCTGCCACTACTGCAATGCCGTGTATCGGCTCTCGGCCGATGACCTGCAGCGGCTTATTGCGCTCGAAACAGCCGGATAG
- the rpoN gene encoding RNA polymerase factor sigma-54: MNLRPQLAPRTEQRLGLVLTPQMRQRIEMLSMTLTDLAELTMQEIVENPILEEVDPHEPVEDITPVDELAAEVEGEIGGLPGDAGDDAPALTGAETETAAPALDGEAVSPADEEPTEAPDPFAEVDFGAMFEHYLDPGYRTLGEYEEREEQNLENRLRHHLTLQEHLQAQIALLPLDEATRAAAEAIAASLDERGFLADSCKEIAMIGGWPLEVVETARQVVQRLDPVGCASRDVRECFVVQLEQQGHGDRLAVQLVRDHLDRLVPFRWPELAKTLGVGCEVIAGEVALIRQLDPFPGRRFARIGDGLLQGAQLVQPELFIEKLGNDYIIRFNDDGLPQLRINAKYRRILENPNASREEREFIRDRLRAAVDLIRNIDYRRRTIYRICEAIIECQRDFLDHGPAHIKPMMLKDIAERVGIHLSTVSRVVNGKYVQTPLGIIELRRFFTEGLPNDNGEVVSTDIIKMKIKKLIAEEDPREPLTDDQIARLLAREGQRLSRRTVAKYREQMHIPGSRERRLVTG, translated from the coding sequence ATGAACCTGCGTCCGCAACTTGCGCCCCGCACGGAACAGCGTCTTGGGTTGGTGCTGACGCCCCAGATGCGGCAACGCATCGAGATGCTCAGCATGACGCTGACCGACCTCGCCGAACTCACCATGCAGGAAATCGTGGAAAACCCGATTCTGGAAGAGGTGGACCCCCACGAGCCGGTGGAGGACATCACGCCGGTGGATGAGCTGGCGGCGGAAGTTGAAGGGGAGATAGGTGGGCTTCCGGGAGACGCCGGAGACGATGCGCCAGCACTGACCGGGGCCGAAACAGAGACGGCCGCCCCGGCGCTGGATGGGGAAGCCGTCTCACCGGCGGACGAAGAACCGACCGAAGCGCCTGATCCCTTTGCGGAAGTGGATTTCGGCGCAATGTTTGAGCATTACCTTGATCCCGGCTACCGTACGCTGGGCGAGTATGAAGAACGCGAAGAGCAGAACCTTGAAAACCGGCTGAGGCATCACCTGACCCTGCAGGAACACCTGCAGGCCCAGATTGCCTTGTTACCCTTGGATGAGGCCACGCGAGCCGCAGCCGAAGCCATTGCCGCCAGTCTGGACGAGCGCGGTTTTCTGGCCGATTCCTGCAAGGAAATTGCAATGATTGGCGGCTGGCCGCTCGAAGTGGTGGAAACAGCGCGCCAGGTGGTACAGCGGCTTGACCCGGTTGGCTGCGCTTCCCGTGATGTGCGTGAGTGCTTCGTCGTCCAGCTCGAACAGCAGGGCCATGGCGACCGGCTGGCCGTACAGTTGGTGCGCGATCACCTCGACCGGCTCGTGCCGTTTCGCTGGCCGGAACTCGCCAAAACGCTGGGCGTCGGCTGTGAGGTCATTGCCGGGGAAGTCGCGCTCATCCGCCAGCTCGATCCCTTTCCCGGCCGGCGGTTTGCCCGCATTGGCGACGGACTGCTTCAGGGAGCGCAACTGGTTCAGCCGGAGTTGTTCATCGAGAAGCTGGGAAATGACTACATCATCCGCTTCAATGACGACGGGCTGCCACAGTTGCGCATCAATGCCAAATACCGCCGCATTCTGGAAAACCCAAACGCTTCGCGTGAAGAACGTGAATTTATCCGCGACCGTTTGCGGGCGGCCGTTGATCTGATCCGCAACATTGACTACCGCCGCCGGACGATCTACCGGATTTGCGAGGCCATCATCGAGTGCCAGCGGGACTTTCTCGACCACGGCCCGGCCCACATCAAGCCCATGATGCTCAAGGATATTGCCGAGCGGGTTGGGATCCATCTGTCAACGGTCAGCCGGGTGGTCAACGGCAAGTATGTGCAGACGCCGCTGGGCATCATTGAACTGCGGCGCTTCTTTACTGAAGGACTGCCCAACGACAATGGCGAAGTGGTCTCGACCGACATCATCAAGATGAAAATCAAAAAGCTCATTGCCGAGGAAGACCCGCGTGAGCCGCTCACCGATGATCAGATTGCCCGCCTGCTGGCCCGGGAAGGGCAGCGTCTTTCGCGGCGAACAGTGGCGAAATATCGGGAACAGATGCATATTCCTGGCTCGCGTGAGCGCCGCCTGGTCACGGGCTAG
- the lptB gene encoding LPS export ABC transporter ATP-binding protein → MLKKKVARLQVVDATPAPVMRPEKTETLTARRLRKSYRGREVVSDVTLHIGRGEVVGLLGPNGAGKTTTFAMIVGLETPDAGIITLDGEDITALPMYRRARRGIGYLPQEASIFRKLTVENNILAILETLNLSAMERQTRLEALLDELDIKHVRRTMGYAVSGGERRRTEIARCLAIEPKFILLDEPFAGIDPKAVIEIQGIVARLREKGIGVLITDHNVRETLAITDRAYIISEGRIFRSGRPEELTSDQEVRQVYLGENFRL, encoded by the coding sequence ATGCTCAAGAAGAAAGTTGCCCGCCTACAGGTTGTTGACGCCACACCTGCGCCTGTCATGCGGCCGGAGAAGACGGAGACGCTGACCGCCCGGCGGCTGCGGAAATCCTACCGTGGGCGCGAAGTCGTTTCAGATGTCACCCTGCACATCGGGCGCGGGGAAGTCGTCGGGCTTTTGGGACCCAACGGGGCCGGCAAAACGACGACCTTTGCGATGATTGTCGGACTGGAAACACCGGATGCCGGCATCATTACCCTCGATGGCGAGGACATCACGGCGCTGCCGATGTACCGGCGCGCCCGCCGGGGGATTGGCTATCTGCCGCAGGAAGCTTCGATTTTTCGGAAACTGACCGTCGAAAACAACATTCTCGCCATCCTCGAAACGCTCAATCTGTCGGCCATGGAGCGCCAGACGCGCCTAGAGGCCCTGCTCGATGAACTCGACATCAAGCATGTCCGCCGCACGATGGGCTATGCCGTTTCAGGTGGCGAGCGCCGCCGGACGGAAATTGCCCGCTGTCTGGCCATTGAACCCAAATTCATCCTGCTCGATGAACCCTTTGCCGGGATTGATCCCAAGGCCGTGATTGAAATCCAGGGCATTGTAGCCCGCTTGCGGGAAAAGGGGATCGGTGTTCTGATTACCGACCACAACGTACGGGAAACACTGGCCATCACCGATCGCGCCTACATCATCAGTGAGGGGCGCATCTTTCGGTCAGGCCGGCCAGAAGAGCTGACTTCCGACCAGGAAGTGCGGCAGGTCTATCTTGGAGAGAACTTTCGTCTTTAG
- a CDS encoding ATP-dependent helicase — protein sequence MNALLDGLNPEQRAAVTTTDGPLLVIAGAGSGKTRVIVHRIAYLLDQGLARPEQILAVTFTNKAALEMKTRVHQLLPPSRRYGELLVATFHSFCVRVLRRHLDRFGGSYTRDFTIYDTDDQGRLIKACLKELQIDEKQFPPRMIQYAISRAKNQGETPETLAPASDPKRDAILKTFRLYEMRLAAANALDFDDLLLMTVRLLRQFPDVADAYQNRFRYILIDEYQDTNPPQFNLVRLLTQRHQNLCVVGDPDQSIYRFRAADIRNILEFERHYPRAKTIVLAQNYRSTKVILQAANAVIRHNRARREKQLTTQNPVGEPIRGLIAPTAEAEADLVVEALLQWQRQRSHLPEAETRAAILYRTNAQSRLFEEACRRRGVPYVLVGGFSFYQRAEIKDALAYLRLLLNPHDDAAFERIINVPARGIGKATLEIITARAARDGLSRWTAMEQVLAEGALNPRAATALAGFAGLIRDLQARLEGSPLSTLVSAVVNRSGYLDMLAQEGTLEAESRRQNLEELVTAAAEADERGASLREFLDQAALVSDTDDLVDNARVTLMTIHSAKGLEFPLVFVVGLEEGLFPHARVVDDGEELEEERRLFYVAITRARHQLYLTQAQRRRVYGEERITDPSRFLEEVPEQIVQFEAVPSSSGGVTQSPLSYGAPYGAPASPSAAKPAVELPRSQPAASTAEGFRLGDRVEHATYGAGQVVRVADGKLDIAFPGKGIKRFVAAAAPLTKLPRR from the coding sequence ATGAACGCTTTGCTTGATGGACTCAACCCCGAACAACGCGCCGCCGTCACCACGACGGACGGCCCCCTGCTCGTCATTGCCGGCGCCGGTTCCGGGAAAACCCGGGTCATCGTTCACCGCATCGCCTACCTGCTTGACCAGGGGCTGGCGCGGCCCGAACAGATTCTGGCCGTGACCTTCACCAACAAGGCCGCGCTCGAAATGAAAACGCGCGTCCACCAGCTTCTGCCGCCTTCCCGCCGCTACGGAGAACTGCTCGTGGCGACGTTTCACAGCTTTTGTGTCCGCGTCCTGCGCCGCCATCTCGACCGCTTTGGCGGAAGCTACACCCGCGATTTCACCATTTACGACACCGACGACCAGGGGCGGCTCATCAAGGCCTGTCTGAAGGAACTCCAGATTGACGAAAAGCAGTTTCCGCCCCGGATGATTCAGTACGCCATCAGCCGCGCCAAAAATCAGGGCGAGACGCCGGAGACCCTGGCCCCGGCATCCGATCCGAAGCGGGACGCCATCCTCAAAACCTTCCGGCTGTATGAAATGCGCCTGGCGGCAGCCAATGCGCTCGACTTTGACGACCTGTTGCTGATGACGGTACGGCTCCTGCGGCAGTTCCCGGACGTGGCGGATGCCTACCAGAACCGTTTTCGCTACATCCTCATTGACGAGTACCAGGACACGAATCCCCCGCAGTTCAACCTGGTGCGGCTGCTGACGCAACGCCATCAGAATCTGTGCGTCGTGGGCGATCCCGACCAGTCCATTTACCGGTTTCGGGCAGCGGACATCCGTAACATTCTGGAGTTCGAGCGGCACTACCCACGGGCCAAAACCATTGTTCTGGCGCAGAACTACCGTTCGACGAAAGTCATTCTCCAGGCGGCCAATGCCGTCATCCGGCACAACCGCGCCCGCCGGGAAAAACAGCTTACGACGCAAAATCCGGTTGGTGAGCCGATTCGGGGTCTCATCGCCCCGACGGCCGAGGCCGAAGCCGACCTCGTTGTGGAAGCCTTGCTGCAGTGGCAGCGCCAGCGGTCGCACCTGCCGGAAGCCGAAACCCGTGCGGCCATCCTGTACCGGACGAATGCCCAGTCCCGGTTGTTTGAGGAAGCCTGTCGGCGGCGTGGCGTGCCCTACGTTCTGGTGGGTGGGTTTTCCTTTTACCAGCGGGCCGAAATCAAGGATGCCCTGGCCTACCTCCGGCTGCTGCTCAATCCGCATGACGACGCCGCTTTCGAGCGCATCATCAATGTGCCGGCGCGGGGCATCGGCAAGGCCACCCTGGAAATCATCACCGCCCGGGCCGCACGCGACGGGCTTTCACGCTGGACCGCCATGGAGCAGGTGCTGGCGGAAGGCGCACTGAATCCACGTGCGGCAACGGCGCTGGCCGGGTTTGCCGGTCTGATTCGTGACCTACAAGCCCGACTGGAAGGCTCTCCGCTGTCCACCCTGGTGTCGGCGGTCGTCAACCGCTCCGGCTACCTGGACATGCTGGCCCAGGAAGGCACGCTCGAAGCCGAAAGTCGTCGGCAGAACCTGGAAGAACTCGTCACGGCGGCGGCCGAAGCCGACGAACGGGGGGCTTCGCTGCGGGAGTTCCTGGACCAGGCCGCGCTGGTGTCCGACACCGATGACCTCGTGGACAACGCCCGCGTCACGCTCATGACGATTCACAGCGCCAAGGGGCTTGAGTTCCCGTTGGTCTTTGTCGTCGGTCTGGAAGAAGGGCTGTTTCCCCATGCGCGCGTTGTGGACGACGGGGAGGAACTCGAAGAAGAACGACGGCTTTTTTACGTCGCCATCACCCGCGCCAGGCATCAGCTCTATCTGACACAGGCGCAGCGCCGCCGGGTGTATGGCGAAGAACGGATCACCGACCCCTCCCGCTTTCTGGAAGAAGTCCCGGAACAGATCGTGCAGTTCGAGGCAGTGCCGTCCTCATCCGGCGGCGTTACCCAGTCGCCCCTGTCGTATGGCGCACCGTATGGCGCGCCGGCCAGCCCATCGGCGGCCAAACCGGCCGTGGAACTGCCACGAAGTCAGCCGGCAGCCAGTACGGCGGAGGGTTTCCGGCTGGGCGACCGGGTGGAGCACGCAACCTACGGCGCAGGGCAGGTCGTCCGGGTGGCCGACGGCAAGCTCGACATCGCTTTTCCGGGCAAGGGCATCAAGCGGTTTGTGGCGGCCGCCGCCCCCCTGACCAAGCTGCCCCGGCGCTGA
- a CDS encoding NfeD family protein — MKTFFSVCRRGASGWWRGWQNKRTGFAAAGLGVAGQTVTALAPQGFVCLAGELWAARSPFPVARGEAVQVVGSEGVWLIVRPLTVKAGSPAGRQEGSAGTALAGQRHFPGDAPAPV; from the coding sequence ATGAAGACATTTTTCTCCGTCTGTAGGCGCGGGGCATCCGGCTGGTGGCGCGGCTGGCAAAACAAGCGCACCGGATTTGCGGCGGCCGGCCTGGGCGTTGCCGGGCAGACTGTAACCGCCCTGGCCCCACAGGGCTTTGTCTGCCTGGCCGGAGAGTTGTGGGCCGCCCGCTCTCCATTTCCTGTTGCGCGTGGGGAAGCGGTGCAGGTGGTCGGAAGCGAAGGCGTCTGGCTGATTGTGCGTCCGCTGACCGTCAAGGCTGGTTCGCCAGCGGGCAGACAGGAAGGGAGTGCGGGCACGGCGCTGGCCGGGCAACGCCATTTCCCCGGTGACGCCCCCGCGCCGGTCTGA
- a CDS encoding class I SAM-dependent methyltransferase, which produces MKSTTAIFWKSFVKHPRYTGALAPSSEKLAQGMLSKTDLRTARFVVELGPGTGAFTASILAALPPGAELLAIERNPELASFLRCRLPRARVVCDDAANLGRYLANRPHPPAAIFCGLPLSWLPARERTRILDVVADALPPGSTFTLFQYVHAAPTPPGQQVHRALRARFQHIERFPVWWNLPPAYVVHCVK; this is translated from the coding sequence ATGAAGAGTACGACGGCCATTTTCTGGAAGTCCTTTGTCAAGCATCCGCGCTATACCGGTGCCCTTGCCCCCAGCTCAGAGAAACTGGCCCAGGGTATGCTTTCCAAAACTGACTTGCGAACCGCCCGCTTCGTCGTGGAGTTGGGCCCTGGGACAGGGGCGTTTACCGCATCCATTCTGGCAGCCCTGCCGCCCGGGGCCGAGCTGCTGGCTATTGAACGCAATCCCGAACTGGCCAGCTTTTTACGCTGCCGCTTACCCCGCGCCCGCGTCGTGTGTGACGATGCCGCGAACCTGGGACGGTATCTGGCAAACCGTCCCCACCCGCCGGCGGCGATTTTCTGTGGGCTGCCCCTGTCGTGGCTTCCAGCGCGCGAGCGAACGCGGATTCTCGATGTGGTCGCGGACGCGCTGCCGCCGGGAAGCACGTTCACGCTGTTTCAGTACGTCCACGCTGCGCCGACCCCACCGGGGCAACAGGTTCACCGGGCGCTCCGGGCACGTTTCCAACACATCGAACGCTTCCCGGTCTGGTGGAACTTGCCCCCGGCCTATGTTGTACACTGCGTCAAATGA
- a CDS encoding SAM hydrolase/SAM-dependent halogenase family protein yields the protein MSKRHLVTLLTDFGTMDHFVAAMKGVILDIHRDVDIVDISHDIPPHDVFAAAFVLNSAMSYFPRFTTHVAVVDPTVGSARRPILVMTDNYNFIGPDNGLFSYVYQTETVNRVIHITADYYFRQPVCPTFHGRDVFAPIAGYLAKGVDPRKMGEPITDYVRFDVPRPDVSDPKRLRGAILHIDRFGNCFTNFTKEHIQLAALRAGGRFLVIHPQDPAKSREVTKFVTHYAEAQPNELFALFSSTGYLEIAALKVPAARVLEARRGMEVQFVVP from the coding sequence ATGTCCAAGCGCCATCTGGTGACGCTCCTGACCGACTTTGGCACGATGGACCACTTCGTCGCGGCCATGAAAGGCGTCATTCTTGACATCCACCGGGACGTGGACATCGTGGACATTTCCCACGACATTCCGCCACACGATGTCTTCGCGGCAGCGTTCGTCCTCAACAGCGCCATGTCGTACTTCCCACGGTTTACCACGCACGTTGCCGTTGTGGACCCGACGGTTGGCTCGGCGCGGCGGCCGATTCTGGTGATGACCGACAACTACAACTTCATCGGCCCCGACAACGGACTGTTCAGTTACGTTTACCAGACGGAAACGGTCAACCGGGTCATCCATATCACCGCTGACTATTACTTCCGCCAGCCGGTGTGTCCAACCTTTCACGGGCGGGATGTCTTTGCGCCCATTGCCGGCTATCTGGCCAAGGGCGTGGACCCCCGGAAAATGGGCGAGCCGATTACGGACTACGTGCGTTTTGACGTGCCGCGCCCGGATGTCTCCGACCCGAAACGTCTGCGCGGTGCCATTCTGCATATTGACCGCTTTGGAAACTGCTTTACCAACTTCACCAAAGAGCACATTCAGTTGGCCGCCCTGCGCGCTGGCGGCCGGTTTCTCGTCATCCACCCGCAGGACCCGGCCAAGAGCCGCGAGGTGACGAAGTTCGTCACCCACTACGCCGAGGCCCAGCCCAATGAGTTGTTCGCCCTTTTTTCGAGCACCGGCTACCTTGAAATCGCGGCCCTGAAGGTTCCGGCGGCGCGCGTCCTTGAAGCCCGCCGGGGGATGGAAGTGCAGTTTGTTGTGCCGTAG
- the gatB gene encoding Asp-tRNA(Asn)/Glu-tRNA(Gln) amidotransferase subunit GatB: protein MTDLTKLLREKYEPVIGLEIHAQLKTRTKIFCPCPTDFGAEPNANTCPVCLGLPGALPVLNQLVVEKAALAAFALNLHINETSVFARKNYFYPDLPKGYQISQYDQPFSVSGYVEIPTSERDETGRPVEWRLKTFRIQRMHIEEDAGKSLHEGMPDSDTSSYVNLNRSGVPLVEIVSEPDFRSSWEAYDYVQYLRRALLYVDACDGNMEEGSLRCDANVSIRRRGSTTFGTRTETKNLNSFRFIQRAIDYEIARQIRILEEGGHIVQETRLWSEREARTYTMRSKEEAHDYRYFPEPDLPPLVLTAETIAALRSRMPELPEPRRRRFAESYGLSFEDSSLMTTTREMADFFEACVEASGNARAAFNWIANELLARIPAEKLSLETSPIAPTALAELIGLIADGTLSTKLAKEVFERMLTTGKAAREIVQELGGGQVSDVGQIEAIAAEVIAANPKQAAEYRGGKTPLLAFFVGQVMKATKGKANPQVVNEVLKRLLDTP from the coding sequence ATGACAGACCTTACCAAGCTTCTGCGTGAAAAGTATGAGCCGGTCATCGGGTTGGAAATTCACGCGCAATTGAAGACCCGTACAAAAATTTTTTGTCCCTGCCCGACTGACTTTGGGGCGGAACCGAATGCCAACACCTGTCCGGTGTGTTTGGGGCTGCCCGGAGCACTTCCGGTGCTCAATCAGTTGGTGGTGGAAAAGGCTGCGTTGGCTGCGTTTGCCCTCAATTTACACATCAACGAAACTTCGGTTTTTGCGCGAAAAAATTACTTCTACCCGGACCTGCCCAAGGGCTATCAGATTTCCCAGTACGACCAGCCCTTTTCAGTTTCCGGGTACGTGGAAATCCCGACCAGTGAACGGGATGAAACCGGCCGCCCAGTGGAATGGCGCCTGAAGACGTTTCGCATCCAGCGGATGCACATCGAGGAAGACGCTGGCAAAAGCCTTCACGAAGGGATGCCGGATTCGGATACCTCATCTTATGTGAACCTCAACCGGAGCGGTGTGCCACTGGTGGAGATTGTCAGCGAGCCGGATTTCCGCAGCAGTTGGGAAGCCTACGACTATGTGCAGTACCTGCGGCGCGCCCTGCTGTATGTGGATGCCTGCGACGGCAACATGGAAGAAGGCAGCCTGCGCTGCGACGCCAATGTCTCCATCCGGCGGCGCGGCAGCACGACGTTCGGCACCCGTACGGAGACCAAAAACCTCAACTCGTTCCGGTTCATCCAGCGGGCGATTGACTACGAAATTGCCCGGCAGATACGGATTCTCGAAGAAGGTGGGCACATCGTGCAGGAAACGCGCCTGTGGAGCGAGCGCGAAGCCCGCACCTACACCATGCGGAGCAAGGAAGAGGCCCACGACTACCGCTACTTTCCCGAACCTGACTTGCCGCCGCTGGTCCTCACGGCCGAAACCATTGCGGCTTTGCGCAGTCGGATGCCGGAGCTTCCCGAACCCCGCCGCCGTCGCTTTGCAGAAAGCTACGGGTTGTCGTTTGAAGATTCCTCGTTGATGACGACGACCCGCGAAATGGCCGATTTCTTTGAAGCCTGTGTCGAAGCCAGCGGCAACGCCCGCGCGGCTTTCAACTGGATTGCCAACGAATTGCTGGCACGCATCCCGGCTGAAAAACTTTCTCTGGAAACTTCACCGATTGCCCCGACGGCGCTGGCGGAACTCATCGGCCTGATTGCCGACGGGACACTCAGCACCAAGCTGGCCAAGGAAGTCTTCGAGCGGATGTTGACCACCGGCAAAGCGGCCCGGGAGATTGTCCAGGAACTGGGTGGCGGGCAGGTGTCGGATGTCGGGCAGATTGAAGCCATTGCCGCCGAGGTCATCGCCGCCAACCCGAAGCAGGCGGCTGAATACCGGGGCGGAAAAACACCCTTGCTGGCGTTTTTCGTGGGGCAGGTGATGAAGGCCACAAAGGGCAAAGCCAATCCCCAGGTGGTCAACGAAGTGCTCAAACGCCTGCTCGACACTCCATGA
- a CDS encoding response regulator gives MKRVLAADDDIGIRAVIKSTLGREFDVVTVENGRLALEMLERDPQFACLLLDLDMPEMDGSETYRRLRQIPALSDLPVIILTGNTSVKTEVDALQAGVVTYFRKPFSPSQLLSIVKAATRNRP, from the coding sequence ATGAAACGGGTTTTGGCTGCCGACGACGACATCGGGATTCGGGCCGTCATCAAGAGCACGCTGGGGCGTGAATTCGACGTGGTGACGGTGGAAAACGGGCGGTTGGCGCTCGAAATGCTGGAGCGCGATCCCCAGTTTGCCTGCCTTCTGCTTGACCTCGACATGCCTGAAATGGATGGCAGTGAGACCTATCGCCGGCTGCGGCAGATACCGGCACTGTCTGATTTGCCAGTCATTATTCTCACCGGAAACACGAGCGTGAAAACTGAAGTGGATGCTTTGCAGGCTGGCGTCGTCACCTACTTCCGCAAGCCCTTTTCGCCGTCGCAGCTTCTTTCGATTGTTAAGGCGGCGACCCGCAATCGTCCATAA
- a CDS encoding rhomboid family intramembrane serine protease: MAATTVVVIVRALVPVPFFFLPEAVLQGAVWQFFTATITPLTPFGWLIGLLVLYLFGNVVERMLGTGRFLALCFLGGAAAYLGTFLMALVVRQFLPSPVPSFVFAASSATLFSLMVGVFAARLWNTPTFFNFVLLRGRTIFYVSAAIDIVFLLYGYPDSVSALWALGIGFLTIRGGEVAPLRATWEWVTGPWRRWRIRRKYKNFRVVEAEMQRMWDELEERMNREDRGARRPGGHP; this comes from the coding sequence ATGGCAGCAACGACCGTGGTGGTCATTGTGCGGGCGCTCGTGCCGGTGCCGTTTTTCTTTTTGCCGGAAGCAGTTCTCCAGGGTGCGGTCTGGCAGTTTTTCACGGCGACGATTACCCCGCTGACGCCGTTCGGGTGGTTGATCGGGCTGCTTGTGCTTTACCTTTTCGGCAACGTTGTGGAGCGCATGCTCGGCACGGGGCGGTTTTTGGCGCTGTGCTTCCTGGGCGGGGCGGCCGCCTACCTGGGCACCTTTCTGATGGCGCTGGTGGTACGCCAGTTCCTGCCTTCGCCGGTTCCCTCGTTTGTTTTTGCCGCGAGTTCCGCCACGCTGTTTTCCCTGATGGTGGGCGTCTTTGCTGCGCGCCTGTGGAACACCCCGACGTTTTTCAATTTCGTGTTGTTGCGCGGGCGCACGATTTTCTATGTTTCAGCGGCGATAGACATCGTCTTTCTGCTGTATGGCTACCCGGATTCCGTTTCAGCCCTGTGGGCCCTGGGGATTGGTTTTCTGACCATCCGGGGCGGTGAGGTGGCGCCACTGCGGGCGACTTGGGAGTGGGTGACGGGACCCTGGCGGCGCTGGCGTATCCGGCGCAAGTACAAGAACTTCCGCGTCGTCGAGGCCGAAATGCAGCGCATGTGGGACGAACTCGAAGAGCGTATGAACCGTGAAGACCGGGGGGCGCGGCGTCCAGGGGGACACCCATGA
- a CDS encoding 3-hydroxyanthranilate 3,4-dioxygenase has translation MLTTINLHQWIADHRHLLRPPVGNAQIWKDREFMVTVVGGPNQRKDYHIDPGEEFFYQLEGDMTLRLIENGEFRDLPIREGEIFLLPPLVPHSPQRGPNTLGLVIERIRRPDEQDRFEWYCDRCGHRLHEVALHVTDLTTQLKPLFDAFWADERARTCTACGHVLQP, from the coding sequence ATGCTGACCACAATCAATCTGCACCAATGGATTGCAGACCACCGGCATCTTCTCCGCCCACCGGTGGGGAATGCGCAGATATGGAAAGACCGGGAATTTATGGTGACAGTCGTGGGCGGCCCCAACCAGCGCAAGGACTACCACATTGATCCCGGTGAAGAGTTCTTCTACCAACTCGAAGGCGACATGACCCTGCGCCTGATTGAAAACGGGGAGTTCCGGGATTTGCCCATCCGCGAAGGTGAAATCTTCTTGCTTCCGCCCCTGGTGCCGCATTCCCCCCAGCGCGGCCCGAACACCCTGGGGTTGGTCATCGAGCGAATCCGACGCCCCGACGAACAGGACCGGTTTGAATGGTACTGCGATCGCTGCGGGCATCGGTTGCACGAAGTCGCCCTTCACGTCACCGATCTCACAACCCAACTCAAGCCGCTGTTCGATGCGTTCTGGGCTGATGAGCGTGCCCGCACCTGTACGGCTTGTGGCCACGTGCTTCAACCCTGA